Below is a window of bacterium DNA.
GCCGGTGTATCGTTCCTCCGCCGGACGCGGGCGGGCGCCGGGCCCGCGCCGCGCGGAAGGGGTCGGTCACGATGGCTTCGGTCACGCTCGCGAAGGTCTCCAAGCGGTTCGGCGAGACGCCGGTCCTCGAGGGGCTCGACCTCGAGATCCGCGACCGCGAGTTCATGGTCCTCGTCGGCCCTTCGGGCTGCGGCAAGTCCACCGCCCTGCGGATCGTCGCCGGCCTCGAGGAAGCGACCTCCGGCACGGTCTCGATCGGCGGGCGGGTGGTGAACGACCTGCCGCCGAAGGACCGCGACATCGCGATGGTCTTCCAGAGCTACGCGCTCTACCCGCACATGACGGTCCGCGAGAACCTCGAGTTCGGCCTCAAGATCCGCGGCGCCGAGCGGGCGGAGATCGACCGCCTCGTCGGCGAGGCGGCGGAGATTCTCGGTCTCGGCGCGCTGCTCGGCCGCAAGCCGCGCGAGCTCTCCGGCGGCCAGCGGCAGCGGGTCGCCGTCGGCCGCGCGATCGTGCGCAAGCCGTCGGTCTTTCTCTTCGACGAACCGCTCTCGAACCTCGACGCGAAGCTGCGCGTGCAGATGCGCGCCGAGATCTCCAAGCTGCAGCGCCGGCTGCGGACGACGACGATCTACGTCACGCACGACCAGGTCGAGGCGATGACGATGGGGGACCGGATCTGCGTGCTCAAGGACGGCCGCGCGCAGCAGATCGGCGCGCCGCTCGAGGTCTACGAGCGCCCCGCGAACCTCTTCGTCGCCGGCTTCATCGGCGCGCCGCCGATGAACTTCTTCCGCGCGGAGGCGACGGACGGCGGCAGGACGCTGCGCGCGGCGTCGTTCGCGCTGCCCGCCCCCGCGGGGGCCGCGCCGCTCGCCGCGGGAACCTCGGTGGTCGTCGGCGTGCGGCCGGAAAATTTGCGGAGCGCCGGCGCGCAGCTCCGCGGTCCCGCGGCGCCGCTGGAGGTCGAGGTCGAGATCGTCGAGCCGCTCGGCCACGAGGTCGTCGTGCACGGCCGCGCGGGGGAGGACGTCTTCGTGTCCAGCGCCGACCCGCACCGCGCCCCGCGTCCCGGCGACCACGCGACGCTGCAGGTGGAGCTGGACGCGCTGCACCTCTTCGATCCGGCGAGCGGCGTCCGCCTCTGACGCCCGCGGCGGACGCGCACGCGGGAGGACCGCTCCGGGCGGCGGGGACGACGAGGTCAGACGGTGATCACGCTGTCCGCCTCCAGCGTCAACCCCACGATGTCGGCCATCGTGCCGACCTCGCCGACCGCGAGATCCTCGAGCGTCCCGTAATGTTCGAGGCAAGTCCGGCAGGCGACGATCCGCACGCCGAGCCCCTCCAGCAGCTGCAGGGCCGGAACCAGCGGCGAACCGCGCCGCGCCAGCTTCACGCCGTCGGTGTAGAGGCAGATCGCAGCGGGACGGTCCGGCCGTCCCTCCAAGGCGTGCAGATACCGCTCCAGCATCTCCCGCCCGAACTGCGCGTCCTGCGCCTGGACGGTTCCCAGCCCCTCGCGGGAGACGATCACCACCGTCTTCCTCTCTTCCGCCACGCGAGCCTCTCCGCCGCGCTCGGTCGCCGGGCGCCCGGCGAGTCTACCGCCGCGGCCGCCGGACGACCGCGGCGAGCCGTCTTCGGACAGGTCCCGCGCGCGGATGCCGGCGGGGCGCCCCCGTGGGCGCGGGCCGTCCGGTGCGTTATGCTCCCCGGGCTGCCAGACGCGGCCGGCGGGTGCCGGCGCGCTCCCGCGCCGACCGACGGAACATGAGCCAACTTCCTCCGAATCCCGACGACACGACCCCGATCCCTCCGGAAAAGCCCGGGGTGGGGAAACGCCTGCGCCGGCTCGTCATCGGGCCGCCGCGCGACCTCAACGACAAGCGGCTGTTCCACAACCTCTCGCTCGTCGCCTTCCTCGCTTGGAT
It encodes the following:
- the ugpC gene encoding sn-glycerol-3-phosphate ABC transporter ATP-binding protein UgpC; this encodes MASVTLAKVSKRFGETPVLEGLDLEIRDREFMVLVGPSGCGKSTALRIVAGLEEATSGTVSIGGRVVNDLPPKDRDIAMVFQSYALYPHMTVRENLEFGLKIRGAERAEIDRLVGEAAEILGLGALLGRKPRELSGGQRQRVAVGRAIVRKPSVFLFDEPLSNLDAKLRVQMRAEISKLQRRLRTTTIYVTHDQVEAMTMGDRICVLKDGRAQQIGAPLEVYERPANLFVAGFIGAPPMNFFRAEATDGGRTLRAASFALPAPAGAAPLAAGTSVVVGVRPENLRSAGAQLRGPAAPLEVEVEIVEPLGHEVVVHGRAGEDVFVSSADPHRAPRPGDHATLQVELDALHLFDPASGVRL
- a CDS encoding DsrE family protein — protein: MAEERKTVVIVSREGLGTVQAQDAQFGREMLERYLHALEGRPDRPAAICLYTDGVKLARRGSPLVPALQLLEGLGVRIVACRTCLEHYGTLEDLAVGEVGTMADIVGLTLEADSVITV